ATTGTAGTTTTACAGGCAATGAAGCACTGGAACTATTTCCTCTGATTTAACACGCCGCAATAAATTGTAAGGTTAATTTCCCATATGTTCCATAAAACCATTAAAAGGCATTGAAATGTACTGCGGTAAAGTGCTTAGATGTGGAATACAGAGAAAATGATCAAATCATTGTTAGGATATCAAATCAATATGTCTTTGGTTGAGCCCACACTGGATCATTTACTGGACTATATTTCTGTGACGAGGATAAACTTCAGCTTCTAATATTGTTTGTTTTCAGGCGGCTAGCACCCGGGCAGGCAAAGCCTTCATGGCCTGCCCCGACAGTGATGAGACAGAAACCTCCAAATCAGTGGAAATGCTGAACAAGCAGATGATTGACTGGGCTATGACAGGATTTCAACCCACTGGACCCAAGGCTTTAGAGCCCCCAGAAGGTGAGAGGAAGTCAATCTCTTTTACATTTCACAGATAAAAGCTGTTAATGGATTTCTTCAAGTACACATTTCTTAAATTAGGGGTGTAATTGCATTATTCATGTTCTTGCTtgtcattttaattgtttgacaTGCTGTGCCCCCCAGAGGAGCGTAACCCATATAAGGAAGTCTACCCTGAGATGTGGGTGGAGCCTGAAGCTGCAGCCTATACTCCTCCTCCAGCCAAAAAGCCTCGCAAAAGCACAACAGAGAAATTCAAGGTCAAGGACATCATTGATGAGAGGACACGAGGTAAGGTGCCTCATTTATTGGGTTAAATAGGAGTCATGAACTCTGTATTCATCCCCATGGGACAGACTCAGCATTAGAGTAAGTGGTCTCAGAAGTAGTGTGTGGACAAGAGGTCCATTAGGGAGGCAGGTTTCACATGGAAGTGAGTGATGTGACGATACACAAAGGCTCAAGCCGTACTACATTTCCAAACAACTTTTATAAATAGCATCACCGGCTCGGGCTCTTAATTCTGAGTCAGATCTATGAGCATCTCATTACGTATTTACTACTCATTACTAGTCCAGGAGCATTCAATGCACCATGTACATATACTGctattaggcgcgttcacaccaagtacttttccaacaaaggttcctgagaactctttagttctcaggaactaagtacagatcgcgttcacaccggaaattaGTTCCTGGTgaaggattaggcaaattaagccgcggacgtcacttcttcatcttctgccttgggtttactggcaggccacaaaacaacttcacggcgtatactgccgcccaaagtccccggccggaagtccccggagttggggactggcttcagtagaagctgctgggactcccagcagcttctactgaagccttccgagtaaacggccagaacaccgacacctcctcatctccacagctcccatgttttattttgtgttgtcaTAAGTTAgtttctctgcgtttctgcgctgggctaatgctaataatgcaatgcgaggataataaaatggcgccTTCACAAAAGTTCTTGGGAGTttgacggggcgtggtttgcattccgcccagccaatcagacacaggaagctttttctcccacgaaagtccctgctctctagcagggacggaaaagggggtaaaaaaggtTCTCTAGAATTAATTTAGTTCCTGGGacattttggtgtgaacgcaactaaATCGTAGTTCTcaggaacctttgtgggaaaagtacttggtgtgaacgcgcctattgctAAAGATAATAATGCATCATGAGTCCTTCATAAAAACAAGTAGCCAGAATGGATTTACTGCCAAACTGGACCTAAAATGTATCCTGTTTTCTTCTTATGATGAAAGTATCTCCCCTTAGAATTTGGTATACCACAGGGGTCAGTTTTAGGGTTTCTGTGGCTCCTAACTTACATGAATCATCTTTTCCAGAGAGGCCTGCAATTCAGTTCTTCTTTAAAAGCTTTTTTAAAAATGGGCCAATAAATTAACTTCTAGCATTTCTTCTACATAGTCAGAAttactgtatatatatcatAAGAAAACTATAGTTCTGCATTTACACAGATGGTTGCTGGATATTATTCATTGTCATGTTGTTTTTTCCTTCTTCTGATCTATGATTATAAATAACTACAACAACTTCACTCTGTAGGTTAAAAGGAGATACTGCTGACCTCGCACATTTATGTTGAGGGTTAATCCTAAATAACTCATGGAGGCGTCTCATGTTTTGTATTTCCAGAGCGGCTGGTTCAAGAAGTGAGACAAAAGTGCCGCAGCATAGAGGGTAAGTGATGTGTCCGCTGAGCTCTCTGGCTTGAAGCAGCCTCTCAGAGTTAACACCTACATGCCTTAAACTTGCCCTTGTCGTTGCCTAGCAAAGCAGAAATGTATGCATCAAcattaataaaacaataaaagagtCAACGTGTAGAAACCATATTTCCATGATTTTCTGCTCTCTTGTGAGTCCTCTCCAAACATAGATACCTGCTAAGCTCATTAGATCTTCGCCTCACAGCTGTTCAAATAATTGTAATGAAGTGTGAAGTTTGGAGCATCGCAGCAGCGAGTTCACACATCTTTGACCGCCCCCCTTTTAAAATACTGACATGCTGCACTTCTTTCTGCAGACATTTGTATCTCCTGTGGGAGTCTGAATATTAGCCGGGAGCACCCGCTGTTTGCTGGAGGAATGTGCCAGAGCTGTAAGGTAAGCTGACATAGAGGTCATTCAAAGTCGGGGACTCAACATCAACTActgtgtcaaaaaacaagccatAGCTCCATGTGTCAAGTAGCACCCATGACATGTTGCATCTTAAAACATGTCAATCTGCTCTTATCTGTTTCTACTTGTGACAGAACCACTTCCTAGAATGTGCATATCAATATGACGACGATGGCTATCAGTCATACTGCACGATCTGCTGCGGAGGAAGAGAGGTGCTCATGTGCGGAAACAACAACTGCTGTCGGTGAGATGACTTCTGAGTTTTACTGTCTGGTGAAGGTGGTGGTAAAAAAGCCACAATGTCTTTATAAACAATTAAATGTAAATCATGCCAGCAACTTTTGCAGGAAGAAGAGATATGTATGGTTTTATGGTATCTAAGAAAAGTATACAAATGTCAGGTTGTCAACTGAATTTACAGAAAATCAGCCAAAAGAAAGCGCGTGACTGATGCAAGCTTTCATCCACTagtgcttcttcttctttcgtataacgttatatgtccaactcggtgtcgtgtagccatgcccgcatctctggtcctaggtcgaagaggctggcttccgagggtggtctatataaggggcagatggtgattatatggacagcggtctgctcagggtcaccgcactcgcatgccgcactgtccgccaagccccacgtcttcatcgtggttttaaagcgaccgaccccagttcgtagacggtttagagtggtccactgccggcgcggtaggtcgtctcctccaatggtgccatctcctgggtcccagatgtaacggtggattcgggagggcccggctgacacccactcctgcttccaagctgctgccaaccatgcatctctggacatgtcctcagaggtggagttgagcATCTCTTGAGCTGCTATGTTGTAGGGGTGGCGGGACTTGAGTCTGTTTGGAGGTGCTGGAGTTATTGTGGTGTGGTGCAGGATGTGCCAGTCATACTTTTGTGCCTTCCTGGCCAGGGCGAGGGTGGCAGCCTCCCGTCGGAGGCCTCCGACTAGGGAGGCCTCCGACTAGTGCaatgcacatttttgaaaagtaTATGGATTGAGATTAAATATGGTGGAAATTACCGAGTCAGATGCCAACAAACTGGTGAAGAAGAAGCTGCTTCAAGATGACGTAACTAGAAGGAACAGTCTTTCCACTTATGCacatgtatttttataaatgtgCAGAAGTGGAAAGACTAAAAATAGGTGCATGGACATTTTGTGGATTGAAATGAAAGGACTGGCAGAAACATCATTTCACAGTTACAGGAGCAGACACTATTTCATGACAACTTGGTAGAACGAAATACAAAAATAGACACCCTTCCACCACGTACCATAAAAGTCAAGCCAGTATTTATCCGCAATCATGCTGACAAACAGACCGAACAACAAACAAAACCGCATTAGTGGCACATACAGAAGAGAGACCCAGTCCCCCATGAAATGAAAAGAGAATCTGTCACAGCCGTTTCTCAGCTATGCTTCATGCAGACCCGTTATAAAGTCCAAATCTCCATCCGATCTGTCATATCGGATATAGCTGAAAAATATCCACCATCACAACCGAAAAGGCACGTTTTCATACAGTATGCTTGGATCGTAAGATCTGTCCCACAATGAACACAAATCACGAGTTACTGAATGAAACCAGATCTTTGACCCACACTGAACTGACCAATGGATACTGCCACATAAACCTTTGGAAAATACTGATGTTTAGAGTCTTCTTGGAGTATAATATTATCTCTTGTACTAACCAACCCCCTCGACATGTGTTCAGGTGTTTCTGTGTGGAGTGTGTTGACCTCCTCGTGGGTCAGGGCGCGGCACACTTGGCCATCAACGAGGACCCGTGGAACTGCTTCATGTGTAGTCCGAAGAACGCGTTCGGTCTGCTCGGGCGTCGCAGTGACTGGCCCAGCCGTCTCCAGCACTTCTTTGCAAATAATCACGACCAAGATTTTGTGAGTTATAGACCTTCAGGATATAAATCCCACTAACCAAGGAGCCGCATTTTCCTCTGCGTCTCACtgcctccccctctctctccctgtgATATATTTCAGGAAGCACCAAAGGATTACCCCCCAGTCATGGTGGAAAAGAGGAAGCCTATTCGGGTCCTTTCGCTATTTGACGGCATAGCAACAGGTTAGACAAAAAGTGGATCGCCTTTCTTTATAACATTTTCTGTTTGTATCAATTAAAAACAAATGCCCAGCTTCCTtattaaatgcaacattttcaCAATCATTTTTGTAATTAATCAATTGATTTCAATATGTGATATAAACTCGTATTGGTAGACGTGGAAAGAattgtcttttattatcttgCAAGACCTACTCTTGCCATCTGTCCACATCTGGCATTTTTGGGTATGCTGCATCTGGGGCAAGACATTTTAGGCAAACTGATTTGGGTCAAGGGGAGCTGGTCTCTTTAAGTGTTTTAAAAATAGCTGAAAGAAGTTGGAGGAAGGTTATTAACATTTTAGAATGAGATATATGTGCTCTACAATATGAGGACATGAGTATTATATTTGATGTTATTCCCACGATGTGATCTAAAATTGACCTGTCTACAATTTGATTAGTTGTACCTCTGCAAGGAGATGTTTAATTGCAATAAAGCTTAAATAAATATGGAAAAATGAAGTTTCACATAAACTTTTATTTACACTATCCCAGACACCTCATCCTTTTTTAACTCAGCTACATACAGCTCCAAGCCTACACATCAGTTTCTGCTTTTCATTGTGCACTATAATTAGTTTTGTCCTCAGATTTACTATGTtctgtctgacctttgaccccgtCTTGTGCAGGGCTTTTGGTTCTGAAAGACCTTGGCATCGAAGTGGATCGTTATATAGCCTCTGAAGTGTGCGAGGACTCCATCACTGTGGGTATCGTCCGGCATCAGGGTCGCATCATGTACGTTGGCGATGTGAGAACCGTCACACGCAAACATGTGAGTTTCATTTTTTTGGTTAGGGTCTTGTGAAGTTTGCATGTTTTGGGTAGTTGGCAAAATAACTCTTCAAATCCCACAATTACGACTTGTTTAACAATGTGGGATTTGAAGAGTAAACATGCACAGGTATGTCTGTGGCTTAAACGCTGTAAATGAGCAACTATTGAACAACTGAGTAAATACAGGGACAACGCACCGAGCTATGACTACAGATTGTTTTGTTAGGCAATCCAAGAATTGCAAATCATTTCATGTTCCTGTAccaacacagaaacacagattCATCAataagagaaaaaaaggaaagaaaaagatGAAGAAAACTATATTTGGATGAAAGGGCAACACAGACTGTAAACTCAAATGAGATAGAGATGATGATATTAGTGGTCACTACTCCAGTTTTAAATATGAAACATATTTAAACCAATCATAATGAGAACTATAGGCAGCTACTGAATCAGAGCAGAAAAGCTAAATGTTTAGTGCTGGAGCATACCTTTATCTATACTGCCTCAGTCTTTATCTCTGTGTTTCTGactttgtttcttttctttaaaCAGATACACGAGTGGGGGCCTTTTGACCTAGTTATTGGTGGAAGCCCATGCAATGACCTCTCTATAGTCAACCCTGCACGGAAAGGTCTTTTTGGCAAGTTTACTGTTCACTTTAATACATTTCTTTGTAATGTTGTTTTAGATTCCGATCATGTCAAATACCAACAAGTTGATCATCTAAATACACAGATCATCGAAATATAAGTATGTGCCCTTTACTGTATATTCAACCCTGTTCAATGCCTCTCTTTGTCCCACAGAGGGCACCGGCCGCCTCTTCTTTGAGTTTTACAGGCTGCTCCACGAGGCTCGGCCAAAGGAGGGGGAAACCCGCCCTTTCTTCTGGCTCTTTGAAAACGTGGTTGCCATGGGCGTCAGCGATAAGAGGGACATATCTCGCTTTTTAGAGGTCAGCTGAACTTGTTGCTGAAgatgtattattatatatacagtGTGATGTGATGCCAGTGACATAACGATTGATGGCTTATGAATGCCCCCTTGTGGCACTCATTTATTATCTCTAGACACAGATCATGAGAAGGAAGCACTGACACTCTTGATGTAATCTTAATGTGCTATGTTTGATGTACTCTTAGACGCTGTCTTTTGCTCTCCATTTTGCATTTGCAGTTCAGACATTTTGGAGAACTTCACCTGACCCTATATCGATTTTagtacatttaaaatacaagcATTTTATCCCCATAAACTAGATAAACTAAATATGAAATGGTAACTCTCTTACCTTGAGTCCTGATGTCTTTTCTCCTATGCTTTACTTGGATTTCAGTGCAACCCGGTGATGATTGATGCCAAGGAAGTGTCCGCTGCCCACCGCGCTCGATACTTCTGGGGTAACCTTCCTGGCATGAACAGGTTGGTGTGCGAATGGTGAGGGAGGCAGCAGTCTGAGACGTACACAATGGAAAAGGAAACCCTTGGAATAAAGAACTTTGTTGACAGAGTTGCTTTGTGACATAGGCCAAGCTTTTAACAAATCCCCCTAAGAAATGAATTCTTCAGACTGAAGGATCAGCACATGtaactgaccaatcagcagaccATCCGCATATTGAAACTAGCCATCGTCAATTTAATTCAGCAGTTAGGGTTAGGTGTATTCTGGCATATAATCAGATGGGTCACACATTTATTTGCTGATTTATAATATGAATTACTCTCTccacaaaatacatttattaataCACACCAAAATATTTACGATTGAATACAATTAGACAAAACTATTTTAGTTTCAAATGCATTTATTAAAATCCCCAAATATAAAAGTATTTGCAACTTTCATCAGCTAATATAGCAGCACATAGCACAAAGAACCACTATGGAAAACATTTGGAAAAATGTTTTAACTATTCTTTGTGCAGTAAAGTACAAACTTACACATCAGACTACAGGACTTAGCAATCTTTGGATTTTGTTGTAGTGCCAAACGCAGGAATCTGCAAGTTGAATGCTTAAGTGAAGTGAATGCATTACCTTCTCCTGGTCAGGGTGCTGGCTCCAGCTCTAACTGCTCTTCTCTCGGCTCTGATCACTTCAAGAGATGCAGCAGTGGACCAAACAGCTCCATAACCAAAGACTGCACATTGCCATTCCCTCGGCCTCAGATTGAATTACCTGTCTAACATAATTTACATTAACTTCAttccagtggtggaatgtaacCAAAAACCATTTACTATGCACTGTACGCAGGCACAAATGCGAGGTACTCAATTTCAGTTTTCCATTAAATgcaactttatacttctactccactacatatcAGTTGTACTTTCAACTACATTCGACAGCTTTTGTAACTTTTCagataacaatttttttttttttttttttaaatcccctTCCTGTTAAGGGAAAACTGTTTGGTTGAAGTTGATTTTGAAGGTTTGTGATTAACTGAATGATGAAGTGTTCCTTTATAGGATGagaaaatgttcctacttcttatgctaaataaacaatttgaaaatcCCTCTATAATGATCCACAATAATGAAAACAGGGCTGTTTTTCTTAGCTTCTTAGCTAAAACTACCCAACAGTATAAAAGGAGTAGCTAGCACAGCCTGAAAACATAGACAGCAGTATTTAATCACAAGACATCGTTTATAATAGTTAGTTATAGACTTGAAGTAGGCTACATCTTGCTGATTAGTACCATTAAGTTCTGGATACTTCCCACACCACTGCttcattaaaggtcccatgtcgtgcttttctggttatttccCGTCCccatgtgtgttatgtagctttttatccatgtaaacggtctgcaaagtcacaaaccctcaaagtacagaAAAGTAAAACtctggtggactcatcagaacagagtgggagggggggcaggagctccaacaagccgtttaggacagagagtgaatacacatactatactgagatgctgtatgagaaaccaatgtgattttggaacattgttCAATGTACCAAATCCAAAAGtttctgatcataattccattgttgaggtctactagactAGTAGACCTCAATAATGGAATTAtgttcagtagaaatggccatgtcatgggacctttaatgcaAGGTGTAACTTAGCTAAGCAGGAAGTTCACTAGCATGAAAATACTTgctagctagctatgtagctagctaaACGACATATTAAGAAAACATTTATAATTCAACAACATTTAATCACTTAcgaaaagttaaacatgttatTTGTTTAACTTACACTTTGAAGGCCGTTACATCTATGGTTACCAGACGCCATGTTTAGGTTGACATCCGGGCAGGTGTTGAACCGTTGATGTTAATTAGACTGCGCCGATATTACGCTACGTAACTCTCTAATCTAAGCATACGTGATTGGCTGAAAcggaaggagacatctgattggctacagatatctgttacatttttctaaaataaatattttttaaacGCTTAAGTAGCCTACATTTTAGGAATCAAATTGCAGTTACAGGATGGCATTCAAACCATAAACAAAAAATATCATTTATAGTTGACAGATTTGTTAAAGGAAGTACAAAGTTATATAGTAAGACTTCATGTAAAGTGTGGCCCCTCTTCTTTCTCTTTCAGGCCTTTGAGTGCCATGTTCAATGACAGGGTGGACCTTCAGGACTGTTTAGAGCACGGCAGAACAGCTAAGGTAATTGAGTAATACTTTGACAGAACAAATACACCACAACAGAAGTAAGCACTTTGCGCACAGGCGGCTCCCAGTGGCAGCAAGAGGTAACAGTTTGATAATCCATCAGTAAGTGATCCACAGAATCCACCCCTTTTAATAAACAACTGCTTCTCCTTTTTTTAATTAagctatatatttatatttgttgtCTTCATTATATAGGTAAAAATGTTCGGCATACTTTTAatagtattttaaaaatatttttctcttattgttatttttttcatttatttctttatttattcagaGTCTGATTCTGATAATATTTGCTTCCTTTTGTCAGTTTGGCAAAGTGAGGACCATCACCACCAGGTCTAACTCCATCAAGCAGGGCAAGGACCAGCACTTCCCCGTCTACATGAACGAAAAGGAAGACATACTCTGGTGCACTGAGATGGAAAGGTATGTAACAGAAAGACTGTTCTTTAAACTAACATTCACAGATCTTTATTGATCAAAATATCAACATTATTTCCCTCCGTCTTCcccttttctttctctctgttgttttgtgtctggCTGGTTTCCTCTCAGGATCTTTGGTTTCCCAGTCCACTATACGGACGTGTCAAACATGAGCCGTCTGGCAAGGCAGAGGCTGCTGGGTCGATCCTGGAGCGTCCCGGTTATCCGCCACCTGTTTGCACCACTCAAAGATTACTTTGCCTGCGTTTGAGCGGCAAGAAAAAACTTGCTCGGAAACATTTAGGACCCACAGCTGTATGTTGTGACTATAAATAAGAGCCTTGATCCTCAAATTATACTCTTGTATAATTTGCAAGCAAAACAATGACGTAGACTTCACATTATTTCTCGTATTTGAATTGTAATTCTTATTCTATTTAATTTTGATATGTCATTTTACCTTTTAGCAGTGTTATCAAGTATTTTTGATTTGTTTGTGCAAGCTATACTTGAGACTTTGCTTTCTTCTCAAGACACTGAGACAGAAAAGTGCTAAACATGGGTTTTTAAAAGAGACGGCGATGTGATGGGAAAGACCCGAAAGATAGGAAATGGTTTGGAGATATGTGAAATGTTTCTGCTGTGTCAGTGTACTGTATGTGCGGCCATGCTTCCAGCTACTGAGCCTCACAAAGATGTGAAGAGAAAGGCGATTGTTCTTCAGTGTCAGGATAGCTGTGTCTCTAAGAATCCAAAACACCAGATCACATATACCTCTTTGTTTACAGTTTATATTTACAACTGAAGGTAATAAAGGTACTACTGTTATATGGTTACAATACCATGGTGCTCAAAGAAGATGGGAAACATCATAGCTCATGTGGCAAAACAACTTTAGACAATACGGAGATCTTTAACCTGTTGCTGGAAAAATCTGTTGTGGGTCGTTTGATTCACTTTATAGGCAAGTGACAGACAGTAGACTGCAGTTAGAGTACATGCTCTTCTCTGCATTTTACAGATTTGATATACAGTTTTTACTGGTGCTTATTTAATCTCTCAGCCAAGTAACACTTAGGCTCACTGcctggatctgcacaaacagagAGTGAAGCTAGCCACATGGGCGATGATGTTTTCTGTCATAAAATAACTTAAGATCAACGTCTGTGAAACTAATTTTTTTATAGTTTCATCCTGACCAATGACATTACTGTACAACCGTTAGTGAGCGTGGTTGCTGGAGGGCGGGGGTGTGACCGGGCCGGGTAACTCTCCCTAACTTCCACCTCTCTAAACTGAAAAACTGTCAGGTACAAAAACCTCAACAATATGGTGCGGCTTCACAAAGTTCTTCTACCTTTTTATAGCAATTCTGTGCTGTTTTATCAACATTATAAAGCACTTTTATAtgtattctttcttttttttcttgatATTTTAAAAAGACATTTGGTTTCTTGTGAATTTTGTTTTATGATGTGAATTGATCTACCCTCGTGTGATACTTTTTGTATACAGTAGGGCTGTGCCAATAGAAGTGAAAGAATAGATTTTGATATGTGAAACCCATGTCACTTGACTCAGTGTACAGTAGATGGATTGACATGTGTCACCCCAAACCCCCTTTTCCTTTTCTCCATCATCCATATTGTTCCCTGTTTTAACGCAGCGATACAGGATGTTAGTACCCATATTCAAAGAATGTCTATTTCTATTAAGATTGTAAAATGTTAGACAGAGTTAGGGAACTATGTCATGCGCATTGTATAATATGTTGTCTCTTGTGAAGGACAGTTGGGCCTTTGTTATTTCCCTGATAAATCGTAGTCGTCATGTTGACAAATGTAATTGCTGATCCAAAATTTGGATTATATTCACAAACGTAATTCTCTTGATTGTATCCTCTCAGATAAATATGGAGGATTTAGGCTTCAGTTTGTCAAAACGAAAAACTGACACAGTGTTTGACGAAGATGTCGGCACTCAAAGAGTATAGAGGGTAATACAAACAGATATTATCGCTTATCTATATCATATTTAAGATTCTAAATTTGAAATTGTATTTCTTAATGTAATTAATTTCTTAAGTGACCTTATTGCCATCATGTTTGTCCATGCACACCGGGCTCAATATGAGCTCTTGTGCTTTGTGATATTTTAACCAGATGTTATACCCACTCCTCCTATAATACTTCCCCCTCATTTGTACATTTTGTACATAGAGTTTTCCGGTGGCTGTTTTCAATTTGTTTTTAGCTTTCGTTTTTATTACATATGAGATGTACAAATATAATTCTTTGCTAATATATATCATCAAATTAGGAAAAATCTAGGTTAAAATTTTTAAAATCAAGTGACACATTTGATTCAAAACTTGCTTTGAGCATTAGATGTAGGGAGACTCCAAGTCGTCTTTATCGTACTGATTTGTTTGTGTCAAGTGAATCCAgatttcatgtcatgtgatcTTAATAGTGGCCTGAGGACAGCTTTAAGACGAACGCGCTCAACTTCACTGCACAGCCCTACATGGTGTTGTTTTTCTGCTTCTGTTTGTAATACTTTAAAAATAGGGATTGTCTGTGTTTCTAATGGTGCTAAACATTTTATCCAAACAAGAAAAATATATTTGGTTGGAAGAGTCTTGACAATAACTGTTTTTAAGTTCCTTGTAGTAACAGAAAATAACTATTATTTCACTcatataaatatattaacaaAGGCATTTTAACTTTGTACTTGAAAAAATAAGGATAACAAATAATGAAAGGTTTCCTATATTGTTTTAGACTAGAGATTGCTGTAGTTGGTGCTTATCTGTGGGAAAATCAtgtgagaaaaaaaatctggtAACTTTTACTGTAGCATAATAATGTATGCTTAATACTCATTGCTTCTTCTTAATCCTACATTCCACACCGTAATATTCTCCATGTCTGTTTTCAAAATGTTGTTTTGAATTGATGtttttttggtttgttttttaaatcagaAACAACATCTGAGTTTTACTGTTCAAGGCAGGTCAATACTTCTATATTCGGTGATACTGTTGATGCTCTGTGACTTTCTTTCCGTCATAACTGTTAATGGCCTATACGCTTTTCCTCAAGACCAGTTCGTACAGCAAATGTAGCAGTCATTCTCCACCC
The sequence above is drawn from the Pseudochaenichthys georgianus chromosome 22, fPseGeo1.2, whole genome shotgun sequence genome and encodes:
- the LOC117467874 gene encoding DNA (cytosine-5)-methyltransferase 3A-like isoform X3, which produces MPSNTVTNNNNNNAAFKDSDYADSPGNRMVESCGLLKGSMGMGNSYSGVGRPSMAQVHNGELGRHRDRTSDACFPKQEKREVENGIPRDPASCQAEDSFQSLSPSSENGFLHGREEQDSDKEKDDSPTTPCKKRGRRKLERPTKYVEHKEEDRRAAVKTEAGRGKRGVGWEISLRQRPMPRITFQAGDPYYINKRTREEWLAKWKTEAEKKSKLMSAMNTMKDHEESETETQKEEEVSIIKHPAPSKQQQPQSHTQPQYQQQSQPALPQQQHQPPPPQQQQQQQPTDPASPTVATTPEPVAIEGGDKTSPKPADTEPEYEDGRGFGIGELVWGKLRGFSWWPGRVVSWWMTGRSRAAEGTRWVMWFGDGKFSVVCVEKLMHLSSFSNAFHQPTYNKQPMYKKAIYEVLQAASTRAGKAFMACPDSDETETSKSVEMLNKQMIDWAMTGFQPTGPKALEPPEEERNPYKEVYPEMWVEPEAAAYTPPPAKKPRKSTTEKFKVKDIIDERTRERLVQEVRQKCRSIEDICISCGSLNISREHPLFAGGMCQSCKNHFLECAYQYDDDGYQSYCTICCGGREVLMCGNNNCCRCFCVECVDLLVGQGAAHLAINEDPWNCFMCSPKNAFGLLGRRSDWPSRLQHFFANNHDQDFEAPKDYPPVMVEKRKPIRVLSLFDGIATGLLVLKDLGIEVDRYIASEVCEDSITVGIVRHQGRIMYVGDVRTVTRKHIHEWGPFDLVIGGSPCNDLSIVNPARKGLFEGTGRLFFEFYRLLHEARPKEGETRPFFWLFENVVAMGVSDKRDISRFLECNPVMIDAKEVSAAHRARYFWGNLPGMNRLVCEWPLSAMFNDRVDLQDCLEHGRTAKFGKVRTITTRSNSIKQGKDQHFPVYMNEKEDILWCTEMERIFGFPVHYTDVSNMSRLARQRLLGRSWSVPVIRHLFAPLKDYFACV